The following coding sequences are from one Salvia hispanica cultivar TCC Black 2014 chromosome 3, UniMelb_Shisp_WGS_1.0, whole genome shotgun sequence window:
- the LOC125212811 gene encoding ferric reduction oxidase 4-like, translating into MRYGAAWQSFFVLVFVGYMLVWILLPTNTYKYSWTPKLKEKLNSTYFREQGVNLLLFSYPPMLVAAMGCVYLHLKKTKSDSKSRKRLYLSLKRPAMVAAPLGIVNAVELTFAAMFIVLMIWSLANYLHVSFGHLHMHTPGVKVWEAKFRSVSLRLGYIGNTCYAFLFFPVTRGSSLLPLVGLTSDSSIKYHIWLGHLSSVLFTLHSVGFVIYWWAMSDQMYLMLEWSSTYLSNVAGVIAFVLLLVIWVTSLQRVRRKMFELFFYAHHLYTIYLFFYMFHVGVAYLCMILPGIFLFLIDRYLRFLQSRERTRLDSARMLPNGTMELTFAKNPRLSYNTASTLFVRVPSICKLQWHPFTVISNSNMEKDKLSVAIKSHGGWTQKLYKHLSMSLDHLQVSTEGPYEPASSHYLSHESLVMISGGSGIAPFISIIREIIHKSTTAESDTKVPKLLLVAAFKNTSDLTTLDLLLPLSGASLDLSKLQLQIEAYVTQETEKPIEDAKNQIEIKLFRPNSSDSPISAVLGKNSWLWLGAIISSSFLMFLLLLGLVTRYHIYPVEKRGGNYHYSYKIMWDMFLVCASIFVATSAIFLLQKRKGSSEGNQVQNVELQSPTMSPSSWLTPPDRELESLPHQSLVQSTKVHYGARPDLKRILFDCKGSDVGVLVSGPKTMRHAVAKICASGLAKNLHFEAMSFDW; encoded by the exons ATGAGATATGGTGCAGCATGGCAGTCTTTCTTTGTTTTGGTGTTTGTAGGGTATATGCTAGTATGGATTTTGCTGCCTACAAACACTTACAAGTATTCATGGACTCCCAAATTGAAGGAGAAACTCAACTCCACATACTTCAGAGAACAAG GTGTTAATCTTCTTCTCTTTAGTTATCCTCCTATGCTGGTGGCTGCAATGGGATGTGTTTATCTGCATCTAAAGAAGACGAAATCGGATTCTAAGAG TCGCAAGAGGTTGTACCTCTCCTTGAAGCGGCCGGCAATGGTTGCGGCGCCACTAGGCATAGTGAATGCGGTCGAGCTGACCTTCGCAGCCATGTTTATAGTACTCATGATCTGGTCTTTGGCTAACTACTTGCATGTCAGCTTTGGGCATCTCCACATGCACACCCCCGGAGTAAAAGT ATGGGAAGCCAAGTTCCGTAGCGTGTCACTGAGGCTGGGATACATCGGAAACACTTGCTATGCTTTCCTCTTTTTCCCCGTCACACGAGGCTCGTCTCTGCTGCCTCTGGTGGGCCTCACCTCTGATTCCAGCATCAAGTACCACATCTGGCTCGGCCACCTCTCCTCGGTGCTCTTCACCCTTCATAGCGTGGGATTCGTTATATATTGGTGGGCGATGAGTGATCAAATGTACCTG ATGCTTGAGTGGAGCAGCACCTACCTCTCTAATGTAGCTGGAGTGATCGCGTTCGTGCTGCTGCTGGTGATCTGGGTGACGAGCTTGCAACGCGTTAGGCGAAAAATGTTCGAGCTCTTCTTCTACGCCCACCATCTCTACACCATCTACTTATTCTTCTACATGTTCCATGTTGGAGTTGCCTATCTCTGTATGATCCTCCCCGGAATATTCCTCTTCCTCATCGATCGTTACTTGAGATTCCTCCAATCCAGAGAGAGGACTAGGCTGGATTCCGCGCGCATGTTGCCTAATGGAACAATGGAACTCACCTTTGCCAAGAATCCAA GACTGTCGTATAATACTGCTAGTACGCTGTTCGTGCGTGTTCCGAGCATATGCAAATTGCAGTGGCATCCGTTTACAGTCATCTCCAACTCCAATATGGAGAAAGATAAACTGAGTGTTGCAATCAAATCTCATGGAGGTTGGACACAGAAGCTCTATAAACACCTCTCTATGTCTTTAGATCATCTTCAAGTATCGACCGAGGGCCCTTATGAACCGGCTTCCTCTCATTATCTAAG CCACGAGTCGTTGGTGATGATAAGTGGAGGAAGCGGAATCGCCCCTTTCATCTCCATTATCCGCGAAATCATACACAAAAGTACTACTGCAGAATCAGACACCAAGGTTCCAAAACTCCTCCTAGTAGCTGCGTTCAAGAACACAAGTGATCTGACCACGCTCGATCTCTTGCTCCCTCTCTCCGGAGCTTCTCTAGACCTCTCGAAACTGCAGCTGCAGATAGAAGCCTATGTTACTCAAGAGACAGAAAAGCCTATTGAGGATGCCAAAAACCAAATAGAGATAAAACTGTTTAGGCCAAATTCATCAGACTCTCCGATATCTGCAGTGCTTGGGAAGAACAGCTGGCTGTGGCTTGGTGCAATAATCTCATCATCCTTCCTCATGTTTCTGCTGCTTCTCGGGCTTGTTACTCGTTACCACATATACCCTGTCGAGAAAAGGGGAGGGAACTACCATTACAGCTACAAAATCATGTGGGACATGTTTCTTGTTTGTGCTAGCATCTTTGTAGCTACTAGTGCCATTTTCCTCTTGCAGAAGAGGAAAGGTTCATCAGAAGGGAATCAAGTCCAGAATGTCGAACTGCAATCTCCAACAATGTCGCCATCTTCGTGGCTAACCCCTCCGGATAGGGAACTGGAGAGCCTGCCTCATCAGTCTCTTGTCCAATCCACAAAAGTGCACTATGGTGCAAGGCCTGATCTCAAGA GGATACTGTTTGATTGCAAAGGATCAGATGTTGGGGTTCTCGTTTCCGGTCCTAAGACTATGAGACACGCAGTTGCCAAAATATGCGCCTCTGGTCTAGCTAAAAACCTGCATTTCGAGGCCATGAGCTTCGATTGGTGA
- the LOC125213425 gene encoding uncharacterized protein LOC125213425 isoform X2, whose amino-acid sequence MNSTNPELSWKPVTKGRRTQKSVARSLNSVVKAGNSISPKRVGDFSGSDSDKFGEVIIGQATSGKSENVPLKKRRHLLQSPSPHPWTSSLHNQDSAPKRTRSCSPLLEDHVQLQYPNCSSGDFSGIELLAAAASMDADIDDADKKDIVPNDTTIQKNSDASSPATLSEQGLKNNKPSLSNIDVLGAKVESQGDNSAAASRSLLTGCLEDDTMPKVSREYWDLNTPMDAWGEPCDDSIAGGTVKDVNEGMHEEESENHFSDQLLAKPTGTPVQTSSLKVVEDKSTAVSEDGICSVPPLDQNLHEPPNVICPHIVRDTSHQSCEEDPSYRNSFQASNCASEMKTLKQVTSSDVIVGSSPFSMLVSEDKNNATMLRDEDSSCNISECERSAALDVSHAGTLEVNTHDTTASESAIVVQPKDMEVFKRTSELPGTFTIDAQPIASTDSNKQIDGSLLSSSTKADCKQYSEVAEHVIEHDEDSNLPKSQSKRAVVEDTSKSCSAGTRSKGPTTVETIGLGLEGQHNSDVFGGNHVDAVDGDDSTGFKEGNGAGSDTADYYHGSEIVEGGSEGSHGTQRNLSLKLSPEDKSKSGPVNHSLNGHIAKNESDNNEIVGKGSNAGSGSTVEQGVEMTMESNDGMRRLQLLDHKDAVKDKKAALKI is encoded by the exons ATGAACTCCACCAATCCAGAATTAAGTTGGAAACCAGTGACGAAAGGGCGACGCACACAGAAGTCAGTTGCCAGAAGCTTGAATAGTGTTGTAAAAGCAGGAAATTCTATAAGCCCCAAAAGAGTTGGAGATTTCTCAGGGTCTGATTCTGACAAG TTCGGCGAAGTGATTATTGGACAGGCAACCTCTGGAAAATCAGAAAATGTTCCTCTCAAGAAAAGAAGGCATTTACTTCAATCACCATCACCTCATCCCTGGACATCCTCTCTACACAATCAAGATTCTGCTCCCAAGAGAACACGCTCTTGTTCACCACTTTTGGAAGATCACGTGCAACTTCAGTATCCTAACTGTTCCTCAG GGGACTTCTCGGGAATTGAACTTCTTGCAGCGGCTGCTAGCATGGATGCTGACATCGATGATGCAGATAAAAAGGATATTGTTCCAAATGACACTACAATCCAAAAGAACTCTGATGCATCAAGTCCTGCCACTCTGTCTGAACAaggtttaaaaaataacaagcCATCTTTGAGTAACATTGATGTCCTTGGAGCTAAGGTCGAGTCCCAAGGTGACAATTCTGCTGCTGCTTCACGGAGCTTGCTAACTGGCTGCCTAGAGGATGACACCATGCCAAAGGTAAGCCGAGAGTATTGGGATTTGAATACTCCAATGGATGCTTGGGGCGAACCATGTGATGATTCAATTGCTGGGGGCACTGTAAAGGATGTCAATGAAGGCATGCATGAGGAAGAGAGTGAGAACCATTTTTCAGATCAGTTACTAGCTAAGCCGACTGGCACTCCTGTTCAGACATCAAGTCTAAAAGTAGTAGAAGATAAGTCAACAGCAGTTTCAGAAGATGGAATTTGCAGTGTGCCTCCTCTCGATCAAAATTTGCATGAACCACCAAATGTGATCTGTCCTCATATTGTCAGAGATACTTCCCATCAATCTTGTGAAGAGGATCCTAGTTATAGAAACTCATTTCAGGCTTCTAATTGTGCATCTGAAATGAAAACATTGAAACAAGTAACAAGCTCGGATGTCATTGTCGGCAGTTCTCCTTTCAGTATGCTAGTATCTGAAGATAAAAACAATGCTACTATGTTACGGGATGAAGATTCTTCTTGTAACATCAGTGAATGCGAGAGAAGTGCAGCTCTAGATGTAAGTCATGCTGGGACTCTTGAAGTCAATACTCATGACACAACCGCTTCTGAATCTGCGATTGTTGTCCAGCCTAAAGATATGGAAGTTTTCAAGAGGACGTCTGAATTACCTG GCACCTTTACTATAGATGCTCAACCTATTGCAAGTACTGattcaaataaacaaattgaTGGGTCCCTTCTTTCGAGTTCTACAAAAGCTGATTGCAAGCAGTACTCAGAAGTAGCTGAACATGTTATTGAGCATGACGAGGATAGTAATCTTCCCAAATCACAATCGAAGAGAGCTGTGGTCGAGGATACTAGCAAGAGTTGTAGTGCTGGAACAAGAAGTAAAGGACCCACTACTGTTGAAACTATTGGACTTGGGCTTGAAGGCCAACACAATTCAGATGTTTTTGGGGGCAACCATGTTGATGCTGTTGATGGAGATGACTCGACTGGTTTCAAGGAAGG GAATGGAGCTGGTTCTGATACTGCTGACTACTACCATGGGTCTGAGATAGTTGAAGGTGGTTCTGAGGGTTCCCATGGAACTCAGAGAAATTTGTCCCTGAAATTATCTCCAGAAGATAAAAGTAAGAGTGGACCAGTTAATCATTCCTTGAATGGCCATATTGCTAAAAATGAGTCTGACAATAATGAGATAGTTGGAAAGGGATCCAATGCTGGGTCTGGTTCTACAGTTGAACAGGGCGTGGAAATGACAATGGAGTCAAATGATGGCATGCGAAGATTACAGTTGCTTGATCACAAAGATGCTGTAAAGGATAAGAAGGCAGCATTGAAGATCTGA
- the LOC125213425 gene encoding uncharacterized protein LOC125213425 isoform X1, which yields MNSTNPELSWKPVTKGRRTQKSVARSLNSVVKAGNSISPKRVGDFSGSDSDKFGEVIIGQATSGKSENVPLKKRRHLLQSPSPHPWTSSLHNQDSAPKRTRSCSPLLEDHVQLQYPNCSSGDFSGIELLAAAASMDADIDDADKKDIVPNDTTIQKNSDASSPATLSEQGLKNNKPSLSNIDVLGAKVESQGDNSAAASRSLLTGCLEDDTMPKVSREYWDLNTPMDAWGEPCDDSIAGGTVKDVNEGMHEEESENHFSDQLLAKPTGTPVQTSSLKVVEDKSTAVSEDGICSVPPLDQNLHEPPNVICPHIVRDTSHQSCEEDPSYRNSFQASNCASEMKTLKQVTSSDVIVGSSPFSMLVSEDKNNATMLRDEDSSCNISECERSAALDVSHAGTLEVNTHDTTASESAIVVQPKDMEVFKRTSELPGTFTIDAQPIASTDSNKQIDGSLLSSSTKADCKQYSEVAEHVIEHDEDSNLPKSQSKRAVVEDTSKSCSAGTRSKGPTTVETIGLGLEGQHNSDVFGGNHVDAVDGDDSTGFKEGYDSPYEDGELRGSCLYSWEENEMENESVDYESDGRNGAGSDTADYYHGSEIVEGGSEGSHGTQRNLSLKLSPEDKSKSGPVNHSLNGHIAKNESDNNEIVGKGSNAGSGSTVEQGVEMTMESNDGMRRLQLLDHKDAVKDKKAALKI from the exons ATGAACTCCACCAATCCAGAATTAAGTTGGAAACCAGTGACGAAAGGGCGACGCACACAGAAGTCAGTTGCCAGAAGCTTGAATAGTGTTGTAAAAGCAGGAAATTCTATAAGCCCCAAAAGAGTTGGAGATTTCTCAGGGTCTGATTCTGACAAG TTCGGCGAAGTGATTATTGGACAGGCAACCTCTGGAAAATCAGAAAATGTTCCTCTCAAGAAAAGAAGGCATTTACTTCAATCACCATCACCTCATCCCTGGACATCCTCTCTACACAATCAAGATTCTGCTCCCAAGAGAACACGCTCTTGTTCACCACTTTTGGAAGATCACGTGCAACTTCAGTATCCTAACTGTTCCTCAG GGGACTTCTCGGGAATTGAACTTCTTGCAGCGGCTGCTAGCATGGATGCTGACATCGATGATGCAGATAAAAAGGATATTGTTCCAAATGACACTACAATCCAAAAGAACTCTGATGCATCAAGTCCTGCCACTCTGTCTGAACAaggtttaaaaaataacaagcCATCTTTGAGTAACATTGATGTCCTTGGAGCTAAGGTCGAGTCCCAAGGTGACAATTCTGCTGCTGCTTCACGGAGCTTGCTAACTGGCTGCCTAGAGGATGACACCATGCCAAAGGTAAGCCGAGAGTATTGGGATTTGAATACTCCAATGGATGCTTGGGGCGAACCATGTGATGATTCAATTGCTGGGGGCACTGTAAAGGATGTCAATGAAGGCATGCATGAGGAAGAGAGTGAGAACCATTTTTCAGATCAGTTACTAGCTAAGCCGACTGGCACTCCTGTTCAGACATCAAGTCTAAAAGTAGTAGAAGATAAGTCAACAGCAGTTTCAGAAGATGGAATTTGCAGTGTGCCTCCTCTCGATCAAAATTTGCATGAACCACCAAATGTGATCTGTCCTCATATTGTCAGAGATACTTCCCATCAATCTTGTGAAGAGGATCCTAGTTATAGAAACTCATTTCAGGCTTCTAATTGTGCATCTGAAATGAAAACATTGAAACAAGTAACAAGCTCGGATGTCATTGTCGGCAGTTCTCCTTTCAGTATGCTAGTATCTGAAGATAAAAACAATGCTACTATGTTACGGGATGAAGATTCTTCTTGTAACATCAGTGAATGCGAGAGAAGTGCAGCTCTAGATGTAAGTCATGCTGGGACTCTTGAAGTCAATACTCATGACACAACCGCTTCTGAATCTGCGATTGTTGTCCAGCCTAAAGATATGGAAGTTTTCAAGAGGACGTCTGAATTACCTG GCACCTTTACTATAGATGCTCAACCTATTGCAAGTACTGattcaaataaacaaattgaTGGGTCCCTTCTTTCGAGTTCTACAAAAGCTGATTGCAAGCAGTACTCAGAAGTAGCTGAACATGTTATTGAGCATGACGAGGATAGTAATCTTCCCAAATCACAATCGAAGAGAGCTGTGGTCGAGGATACTAGCAAGAGTTGTAGTGCTGGAACAAGAAGTAAAGGACCCACTACTGTTGAAACTATTGGACTTGGGCTTGAAGGCCAACACAATTCAGATGTTTTTGGGGGCAACCATGTTGATGCTGTTGATGGAGATGACTCGACTGGTTTCAAGGAAGGGTATGATTCTCCATATGAGGATGGGGAACTGAGGGGTTCTTGTTTGTACTCATGGGAGGAAAATGAGATGGAAAATGAGTCTGTTGACTATGAATCTGATGGCAGGAATGGAGCTGGTTCTGATACTGCTGACTACTACCATGGGTCTGAGATAGTTGAAGGTGGTTCTGAGGGTTCCCATGGAACTCAGAGAAATTTGTCCCTGAAATTATCTCCAGAAGATAAAAGTAAGAGTGGACCAGTTAATCATTCCTTGAATGGCCATATTGCTAAAAATGAGTCTGACAATAATGAGATAGTTGGAAAGGGATCCAATGCTGGGTCTGGTTCTACAGTTGAACAGGGCGTGGAAATGACAATGGAGTCAAATGATGGCATGCGAAGATTACAGTTGCTTGATCACAAAGATGCTGTAAAGGATAAGAAGGCAGCATTGAAGATCTGA